A window of the Selenomonadales bacterium genome harbors these coding sequences:
- a CDS encoding energy-coupling factor transporter ATPase, translating to MIEVKGLHHVYRGHEGDTVALDGVDISISEGEFVAIIGRNGSGKSTLAKHLNAILLPTAGSVLVMGMDTRDAGLLWQIRQAVGMVFQNPDNQIVATVIDEDVAFGPENLGVPTPAIAARVEAALTKVNMLPYRRHAPHLLSGGQKQRVAIAGVLAMHPKLLVLDEATAMLDPVGRGEVIETILALQRTAKMTTVLITHHMDEAVLAHRVIVMDEGRVVTIGTPAEVFAQAELLESLGLDVPLAAKLAKELVKSGLPLPEGILTTAELVNALCQYI from the coding sequence ATTATTGAAGTTAAGGGTCTTCACCACGTCTACCGCGGGCACGAAGGCGACACCGTCGCGCTCGACGGGGTAGACATCAGTATCAGCGAGGGAGAGTTTGTCGCGATTATCGGGCGCAACGGCTCCGGCAAGTCGACCCTCGCCAAGCACCTAAACGCTATCTTGCTGCCCACGGCAGGAAGCGTCTTGGTCATGGGCATGGACACGCGGGACGCGGGGCTACTATGGCAGATCAGACAGGCTGTCGGCATGGTCTTTCAGAATCCTGACAACCAAATTGTGGCCACAGTCATTGATGAGGATGTAGCATTCGGGCCGGAGAATCTCGGCGTACCCACGCCAGCTATCGCCGCAAGGGTAGAAGCGGCCCTAACCAAGGTCAACATGCTGCCCTATCGCCGCCACGCGCCGCACTTGCTGTCGGGTGGACAGAAACAGCGCGTGGCGATTGCCGGTGTTTTGGCCATGCATCCTAAGCTCCTAGTTCTAGATGAGGCTACCGCTATGTTAGACCCCGTGGGGCGGGGCGAAGTAATTGAGACCATCCTGGCACTTCAGCGGACCGCCAAAATGACGACCGTGCTCATTACACACCATATGGATGAAGCGGTGCTCGCTCACCGCGTAATCGTCATGGATGAGGGGCGCGTAGTGACTATAGGCACGCCCGCCGAGGTTTTTGCCCAAGCGGAGCTTCTAGAGTCGCTGGGCTTAGATGTGCCTCTGGCAGCTAAATTGGCTAAGGAACTGGTTAAGAGCGGGCTTCCCTTGCCGGAGGGTATTTTGACTACAGCGGAGCTGGTTAATGCCTTATGCCAATATATCTAA
- a CDS encoding energy-coupling factor transporter ATPase, which produces MPIYLNNVSFTYSAGTPFERHALRGVNLSIADGEFVGIIGQTGSGKSTLVQLLNGLIKPTQGTVTVGDVTTTDKGVRLRALRQEVGLVFQFAEHQLFAETVAADVAFGPLNLGLDASEVAARVDEALLTVGLPLEIKERSPFELSGGQTRRVAIAGVLAMRPRVLILDEPTAGLDPRGRDEVLARISALQRERGITVILVSHSMEDVARLVKRIVVMHEGGILHDGTPREVFCQAESLVKIGLGVPQATDICRRLRLAGWGVPAVALTLEEARGFIVAAWRERGGGA; this is translated from the coding sequence ATGCCAATATATCTAAACAACGTAAGCTTTACCTACTCCGCCGGCACACCATTTGAGCGGCATGCTTTGCGCGGAGTTAACCTGTCGATTGCAGACGGCGAGTTTGTCGGCATTATCGGGCAGACGGGCTCAGGTAAATCTACACTGGTACAGCTCTTAAATGGCTTAATCAAGCCCACGCAGGGAACGGTGACTGTTGGAGATGTTACCACCACCGACAAGGGCGTGCGGCTCCGCGCACTGCGGCAAGAAGTGGGGCTTGTGTTTCAGTTTGCCGAGCATCAGCTGTTTGCCGAAACGGTAGCAGCCGATGTGGCCTTTGGTCCGCTAAACTTAGGGTTAGACGCAAGCGAAGTAGCCGCGCGGGTCGACGAAGCGCTGTTAACCGTAGGCTTGCCGCTTGAAATTAAAGAGCGAAGCCCGTTTGAGTTGTCAGGTGGACAGACACGGCGGGTAGCCATCGCCGGTGTCTTGGCGATGCGCCCGCGCGTCTTGATCCTTGACGAGCCGACGGCAGGGCTAGACCCAAGGGGACGCGATGAAGTCTTAGCCCGCATCAGCGCTCTGCAGCGCGAGCGGGGGATAACAGTGATTTTGGTCTCGCACAGTATGGAAGATGTGGCGCGCCTGGTCAAGCGCATCGTAGTCATGCATGAGGGTGGCATTTTGCATGACGGGACGCCGCGCGAGGTGTTCTGTCAGGCGGAGAGCCTCGTCAAGATTGGTCTTGGCGTGCCGCAGGCCACAGATATATGCCGGCGCTTGCGCCTAGCAGGCTGGGGTGTGCCGGCGGTAGCTCTGACGCTTGAGGAAGCGCGTGGGTTTATCGTCGCAGCGTGGCGCGAGAGAGGTGGCGGCGCGTGA
- a CDS encoding energy-coupling factor transporter transmembrane protein EcfT: protein MLGNVTLGQYLPGTSIVHRLDPRTKLGLSFAYIVVLFIAGTGLAYSVLALASLLVIWLARVPVRMVLRGLRPILMILSLTVVLHVFTSREGVELVSFWFVRIYSGGVSQGFLLAFRLVLLVLSTSILTLTTSPIALTDAIEMALRPLKRFGVPAHELAMMMTIALRFIPTLIEEAEKIMKAQLARGADFESGGLFKRAKSLLPLLIPLFISAFRRADELAMAMEARCYRGGEGRTKYKVLTYSRLDAYAALCFALVSAVALAL from the coding sequence ATGCTGGGGAATGTAACGCTAGGGCAGTATTTGCCCGGGACAAGCATAGTGCATCGCCTCGACCCGCGCACAAAACTAGGGCTGTCCTTCGCCTACATTGTTGTGCTGTTTATTGCGGGGACAGGCTTAGCCTACTCGGTATTGGCGTTAGCGTCGCTGCTGGTTATTTGGCTTGCGCGGGTACCCGTCAGGATGGTACTGAGGGGCCTGCGGCCAATCCTGATGATTCTGTCGCTTACCGTGGTGCTGCACGTGTTTACTTCCCGTGAGGGTGTGGAGCTCGTGTCGTTTTGGTTTGTGCGCATCTACTCTGGCGGCGTCAGCCAAGGGTTTTTGCTCGCCTTTCGTCTGGTGCTCCTTGTGCTGTCGACCTCTATCCTGACGCTTACGACCTCGCCAATTGCCCTAACCGATGCCATTGAAATGGCGCTTAGGCCGCTCAAGCGCTTTGGCGTGCCGGCCCACGAACTGGCTATGATGATGACCATCGCCCTGCGCTTTATTCCCACGCTCATCGAAGAAGCCGAAAAGATTATGAAGGCGCAACTAGCGCGAGGCGCGGATTTCGAGAGTGGGGGGCTTTTCAAGCGGGCGAAAAGCTTGCTTCCCCTCCTGATACCGCTCTTTATTTCAGCCTTTAGGCGGGCAGACGAATTGGCGATGGCCATGGAGGCGCGCTGCTACCGGGGCGGCGAGGGCAGAACGAAGTATAAAGTGCTTACGTATTCGCGCTTAGACGCTTACGCGGCCCTCTGTTTTGCACTAGTCAGTGCCGTAGCCTTAGCCTTATAA
- a CDS encoding HigA family addiction module antidote protein, which yields MVERMSGLSREFIIHPGETLKEILEDRHMTQRELALRTGVKEPHVSGIVNCKKPISASFAKKLEYALGIDAMFWVNLQANYDKELADYEEYNQISGKETAVLQVLATVTTWAKEEGLLADDVQGPALVIEWRKLLNVSNLERLSELSQVGAYRLATVEKVDPYILLAWLKVCDVLMGREHVHHALDLSMLRQRLPMIRMLTFEDIDTIRFKLKHYFAECGIKFAIVKHIPGAPVHGVITRNKDDTLSLVMTVRRKYADIFWFTLFHEIGHILNGDITDRLVDFETASTEVERRANEFAADVLIDPEKYSAFVAASELDLPHIRQFCAKQSIPPYILIGRLQRDKYLTYTQYASEKVRYHLDL from the coding sequence ATGGTGGAAAGAATGAGTGGCTTGTCCCGTGAGTTCATTATTCATCCGGGAGAAACGCTGAAGGAAATACTAGAGGACCGACACATGACCCAACGCGAGTTGGCACTTAGAACCGGTGTGAAGGAGCCGCACGTCAGCGGCATCGTCAACTGCAAAAAGCCTATTTCCGCTTCCTTTGCCAAGAAGCTAGAGTATGCCCTGGGGATTGACGCTATGTTTTGGGTTAACCTCCAGGCCAACTACGACAAGGAGTTAGCGGACTACGAGGAGTACAACCAGATTTCTGGCAAAGAAACGGCAGTCTTGCAGGTATTGGCGACAGTGACAACGTGGGCAAAAGAAGAGGGCTTGTTAGCCGACGATGTGCAAGGGCCAGCTCTTGTCATTGAGTGGCGCAAGCTGCTAAACGTCAGTAATTTGGAGAGGCTTTCAGAGCTGTCACAAGTAGGGGCTTATCGTCTGGCCACGGTTGAAAAGGTGGATCCATACATCCTGCTGGCTTGGCTTAAGGTCTGTGATGTGCTCATGGGAAGAGAGCATGTCCACCATGCGTTAGACCTCAGTATGTTAAGACAGCGATTGCCCATGATTCGCATGCTTACCTTTGAGGATATAGACACGATTCGCTTCAAACTCAAGCACTATTTCGCTGAGTGCGGCATTAAATTCGCGATAGTGAAGCATATTCCCGGGGCGCCTGTTCACGGCGTGATTACCCGAAACAAAGACGACACGCTCAGCTTAGTAATGACCGTTAGGCGAAAGTATGCCGATATCTTTTGGTTTACCCTCTTTCATGAAATCGGGCACATCCTAAATGGCGACATTACTGACCGCTTGGTTGATTTTGAAACGGCAAGCACTGAAGTTGAGCGGCGTGCCAATGAATTTGCCGCCGATGTCTTGATTGATCCAGAGAAGTACAGTGCATTTGTGGCAGCTTCTGAACTCGATTTGCCGCATATACGTCAGTTTTGTGCGAAGCAAAGCATACCACCCTATATCTTGATCGGGAGGTTGCAGCGCGACAAGTATCTGACCTATACCCAGTACGCCAGTGAAAAAGTACGGTATCACCTTGATCTCTAG
- the rplM gene encoding 50S ribosomal protein L13 — protein MRSTYIAKPGEVERKWWVVDATNQSLGRLASEVAAILRGKTKPEFTPHLDTGDFVIVVNAEKVQLTGKKLSQKKYYRHSGYPGGFRATPYAELMRTKPEFVVEKAVKGMLPHNTLGRTQGKKMKVYRGPEHPHAAQQPEVWTIRG, from the coding sequence ATGCGCAGCACATATATCGCCAAGCCGGGAGAGGTAGAACGTAAATGGTGGGTAGTTGACGCGACTAACCAGTCGCTCGGACGCCTTGCCAGCGAAGTAGCGGCAATCTTGCGCGGCAAGACTAAGCCCGAATTTACGCCGCACCTTGACACTGGCGATTTTGTAATCGTTGTTAACGCCGAGAAGGTGCAACTGACAGGCAAGAAACTTTCACAGAAGAAATACTACCGGCATTCCGGCTACCCCGGCGGCTTTCGCGCCACTCCCTATGCGGAGCTGATGCGCACCAAGCCCGAGTTCGTGGTCGAGAAAGCCGTCAAGGGCATGTTGCCCCATAACACCCTAGGCCGCACGCAAGGCAAGAAGATGAAAGTCTACCGCGGGCCCGAACACCCGCATGCCGCGCAGCAGCCAGAAGTATGGACCATCAGAGGCTAG
- a CDS encoding metal-sensing transcriptional repressor, translating to MSQHPHPQSKNVINRLARIAGHAEAVKRMAEEGRECSELLVQISAVISALNSVGKVVLEDHISHCLIDGGNPEQREMLNGLLDAIDKYVGTNSRRWDSPH from the coding sequence GTGTCGCAACACCCACACCCGCAAAGCAAGAATGTCATCAATCGGCTCGCGCGCATTGCCGGTCATGCTGAGGCTGTCAAGCGCATGGCTGAGGAAGGCCGGGAGTGCAGTGAACTCTTGGTTCAGATATCAGCGGTCATTTCAGCGCTCAACAGCGTAGGCAAGGTAGTGCTCGAAGACCACATCAGTCACTGTCTAATAGACGGTGGTAATCCCGAGCAACGCGAAATGCTCAATGGGTTACTAGACGCCATCGATAAATACGTAGGAACGAACTCCCGCCGCTGGGACTCCCCACACTAG
- the truA gene encoding tRNA pseudouridine(38-40) synthase TruA produces MKVKLTLEYDGTDFAGWQVQPGQRTVQGTLEDALCRLTGGAVSVEGAGRTDAGAHALGQVASLVLATSIPADRLALALNRLLPEDVKVLSSAEVPPDFHARFSAKGKVYRYLLRLSDAPSPLWRHRAWRVGTKLDVGKMEQAMAKFVGTHDFKAFCASGSSVVSTTRTIHMAKLIPSGDLLAAEFCGSGFLYHMVRIMVGALVAVGKGNADTHDIAQALAHGHRPLAFTTAPAHGLYLVAVEY; encoded by the coding sequence ATGAAAGTAAAGCTGACGCTAGAGTACGACGGGACGGACTTTGCGGGGTGGCAGGTTCAACCCGGGCAGCGCACGGTGCAGGGGACGCTAGAAGATGCCCTGTGTCGCCTGACTGGCGGCGCTGTAAGCGTAGAAGGCGCGGGACGCACGGATGCCGGCGCGCACGCCTTAGGGCAGGTTGCGAGCCTCGTGCTCGCGACAAGTATTCCCGCCGACAGATTAGCCCTTGCCCTAAATCGGCTCCTGCCGGAGGATGTGAAAGTGCTTTCATCGGCTGAAGTTCCGCCGGACTTTCACGCGCGGTTCTCGGCTAAGGGCAAGGTTTATAGGTACTTGTTGCGCCTAAGTGACGCGCCAAGTCCGCTGTGGCGGCACCGCGCTTGGCGGGTGGGCACAAAGTTAGACGTAGGCAAGATGGAGCAAGCGATGGCAAAGTTTGTGGGCACGCACGACTTTAAGGCTTTTTGTGCCAGCGGCAGCAGTGTAGTTTCTACTACGCGCACTATCCACATGGCCAAGCTTATACCCTCGGGCGACCTCCTGGCGGCAGAGTTTTGCGGCAGCGGCTTTCTCTACCACATGGTCCGCATTATGGTGGGAGCGCTTGTCGCCGTCGGCAAAGGCAACGCCGACACGCACGACATAGCGCAAGCTTTAGCCCACGGCCACCGCCCACTCGCCTTCACCACCGCCCCCGCCCACGGTCTCTACCTCGTCGCGGTAGAGTATTAG
- a CDS encoding DNA-directed RNA polymerase subunit alpha, whose translation MLELAMEVPRVHRVEATPSYGKFIVEPLQRGYGTTLGNALRRILLSSLPGAAVTSVKLEGVLHEFSTIPGVVEDTTEIVLNLKSLRLRLHGTGEKLLRITKTGEGVVTAADILADADVEILNPSLVIAKLDEDARFFAEITVAHGRGYVSAERNKKQHQPIGVIPMDSVFTPVTRVNYTVENTRVGQHTNYDRLTLEVWTDGSLTPEEAISIGAKIMSDHLRLFVSLTEKAESTKTLADRGDNPRERLHEMTIEELDLSVRSFNCLKRAGINTVQDLVDKTEDEMMKVRNLGKKSLEEVQHKLADLGLYLKKSEE comes from the coding sequence ATGTTGGAGTTAGCCATGGAAGTACCGCGAGTGCATCGCGTAGAGGCTACGCCAAGCTATGGCAAGTTTATCGTTGAGCCCTTGCAGCGCGGTTACGGCACGACTTTGGGTAACGCATTGCGTCGCATCCTACTTTCTTCGTTACCCGGAGCCGCTGTCACATCTGTTAAGCTCGAAGGGGTATTGCACGAGTTCTCGACTATCCCGGGCGTTGTCGAAGACACGACCGAGATAGTGTTGAACCTAAAGTCGCTCCGGCTTCGCCTGCACGGCACTGGAGAGAAGCTGCTGCGCATCACCAAGACAGGTGAGGGAGTAGTGACGGCTGCAGACATTTTGGCTGACGCCGATGTCGAGATTCTCAACCCTTCACTGGTAATTGCGAAGCTCGACGAGGATGCGCGTTTCTTTGCCGAGATAACTGTCGCGCACGGACGCGGGTATGTTTCCGCCGAGCGCAACAAGAAGCAGCACCAGCCTATTGGGGTCATTCCCATGGACTCGGTATTTACACCGGTGACGCGGGTTAACTACACGGTGGAAAACACGCGCGTCGGACAGCACACCAATTACGACAGACTGACGCTTGAGGTATGGACCGACGGCAGTCTTACCCCGGAAGAGGCCATCAGCATCGGGGCCAAGATTATGAGCGACCATTTGCGCCTGTTTGTGTCCCTAACGGAAAAGGCGGAGTCCACAAAGACGCTAGCCGACCGCGGCGACAACCCGCGGGAGAGGCTGCACGAGATGACCATCGAGGAGCTTGACCTATCCGTGCGCTCGTTTAACTGCCTAAAGCGCGCCGGCATAAATACCGTACAAGACCTCGTAGACAAGACCGAAGACGAGATGATGAAGGTTAGGAATCTTGGCAAGAAATCGCTCGAGGAAGTACAGCACAAACTAGCTGACTTAGGGCTCTACCTCAAGAAGAGCGAAGAGTAG
- the rpsI gene encoding 30S ribosomal protein S9, whose amino-acid sequence MARVQFRGTGRRKTAVARVRLLPGSGSIVINEKPIDGYFGLETLKLIVRQPLVLTNTVSNYDVIATVHGGGVSGQAGAIRHGIARALTVQDPESRPVLKKAGLLTRDPRMVERKKYGLKKARRAPQFSKR is encoded by the coding sequence ATGGCAAGAGTGCAATTTCGCGGAACAGGTCGCAGGAAGACTGCGGTAGCACGGGTGCGTTTGCTCCCCGGCTCCGGCAGCATCGTCATTAACGAGAAGCCTATCGACGGCTACTTTGGGCTAGAAACTCTTAAGCTCATCGTCCGTCAACCCCTCGTCCTAACCAATACCGTGAGCAACTACGACGTCATCGCCACGGTGCACGGCGGCGGCGTCTCCGGGCAAGCCGGCGCCATCCGGCACGGTATCGCCCGCGCCTTAACCGTGCAAGACCCCGAGTCGCGCCCCGTGCTAAAGAAGGCCGGTCTACTCACGCGCGACCCGCGTATGGTCGAGCGCAAGAAGTACGGTCTCAAAAAGGCTCGCCGCGCCCCGCAATTCTCCAAGCGTTAA
- the rplQ gene encoding 50S ribosomal protein L17 yields the protein MSHSKLGRRTNHRRALLRNLATAFLRQGRMETTEQRAKEVQRISEKLITLGKRGDLHARRQALSYLFDEDVVTKLFAEIAPKYTSREGGYTRIMKTDVRRGDSAPQAIIELVD from the coding sequence ATGTCACACAGCAAACTAGGGCGCCGCACTAACCATCGGCGTGCCCTGTTGCGCAACCTAGCGACGGCGTTTTTGCGCCAGGGGCGCATGGAAACTACGGAGCAGCGCGCGAAAGAAGTGCAGCGCATTAGCGAGAAGCTCATCACGCTTGGAAAACGCGGCGATTTGCATGCTAGGCGCCAAGCGCTAAGCTATCTGTTTGACGAAGACGTAGTGACGAAGCTATTCGCGGAGATAGCACCCAAATACACATCACGCGAGGGTGGGTACACCCGCATCATGAAGACCGACGTGCGGCGCGGCGACTCCGCACCGCAGGCGATTATTGAGCTGGTGGACTAA
- the cwlD gene encoding N-acetylmuramoyl-L-alanine amidase CwlD — protein MVRRLTVLLIALLVLVGPLAVVRQLDVRVTSAQPLAGQTIAIDPGHGGVDPGALGPQGVHEKDIVLAIALKLRELLEASGATVVMTREIDTDLSDANLGHQYSRRKRQDLSRRVALINASRASLLVSVHLNSMAARRWYGAQVFFAAESSESKRLAVTIQESLRETLQNTTRLAAAGDYYILEKTACPAVIVEAGFISNPEEARLLQTEHYQARVALAIYRGIARFVAR, from the coding sequence TTGGTGCGAAGGCTAACAGTGCTACTGATTGCCCTTCTAGTTCTCGTTGGCCCGCTCGCAGTCGTGCGGCAACTCGACGTACGTGTGACCTCAGCGCAGCCGCTCGCGGGGCAGACTATCGCCATAGACCCTGGGCACGGCGGGGTAGACCCGGGGGCCCTTGGCCCGCAAGGGGTGCACGAAAAGGATATTGTGCTCGCTATTGCACTTAAGCTGCGCGAGTTGTTGGAAGCAAGCGGGGCAACGGTCGTAATGACGCGCGAGATAGACACGGATCTAAGCGACGCGAACCTCGGGCACCAGTATTCGCGCCGCAAGCGCCAGGACCTCTCCCGCCGCGTCGCACTGATTAACGCGAGTCGGGCCTCGCTCCTAGTATCAGTGCACCTAAACAGCATGGCCGCGCGGCGGTGGTACGGCGCGCAGGTGTTCTTTGCGGCGGAATCAAGCGAATCAAAGCGTCTGGCGGTTACCATACAGGAGTCCCTGCGAGAAACACTGCAGAACACGACCCGCTTGGCCGCAGCGGGTGATTACTACATCTTAGAGAAGACAGCGTGCCCGGCTGTCATAGTCGAGGCCGGGTTCATCTCCAACCCCGAAGAAGCTAGGCTGTTACAGACCGAGCACTATCAAGCCCGAGTGGCGCTGGCCATTTACAGGGGGATAGCGCGATTTGTGGCGCGATAG